The genome window AGTTTGTATAGCCGCTGTTATCTTCATATGTTTGCTGGGTTTGGTGGCCATCCTGCCTCAGCGTTAACCGACGCTAAAAGGCGAATTTTACACCCAACCCAATTATGGGCTCTTGCGTGGCGGCTGGATCATTAGACCTTCAATGGTCTGTTCGATATACTGGTCATTGGGTTTGCCATTGACTCGCTTTTTCAAGAGGTAGCCCTGGTTACAGGCGGCCCCCTCTTTCCACTCAAAAGTCATATCAGGTTGCAGATCCATGCTGCCCGTGGTGTGGGCATCCCAATAGTCACCCAATCCGCGCACCGCATAGAGTACTGTCGTGGGATCGGCAACATGCCGATCTTTGGCTTTGCCCCCAAAGTACAATTCATAAGCGAATCGGACGGGATTATTCTCCGGTGTTTCCACCAAACGCGCGCCCGCCTTAAGCCCGCTTGGAACCGACCCGATTTCACGACCGACAAACATTACCCGGGCAGGCCAATGCTTGATGACGTAGTAAGTCGCCTCTTTATCCACCACAAAATTGGTGTTCCCGAGTTTCAGGTCATCACGCGCAGGGGTGCCCAAAAAATTTCCACCCATGCAGGCCCACTGGCGAACTTTCCGGCGCACCAATTCCATACCACTGGGCCGATTGCCCTTGGCCGACTGTTTCAATAGGGCTGACAGATTACTTAAATAGCCGACCGTCAATATTACCACACTATTATCCTCGGCCTGATCCAGTACCCGACAGTAAAGTTCGACGGCGTCCTCGGCATCCTCACTTTGGCGCAACGCATGAGGAAACTTGTCAGCCACCAGGCGGGTATATTTTGATTCCCGCAATGGGGCGTTGAATTTGGGTGCGCCCACGGGAATATTTGTCCGTCCGTAATACGTGTTTAAGGCAGAAATAGTCAACGGCGCCCAGGCATTACGGCCACAAGTCACGGTAGCAAGAATTTCAACTTCCCCTTTATCGGCCAATGCATGCAGAACCGCCATCGCTCCCGCATCGTCGCAGTCGCTATCCATATCGCTGTCAAAAATGACCTTAACTGGTGCGCCAGCTAATGAGCCTTCGCCAATAACACAACCAAACACAACCAGAACCGGAACAAGCCCGGTCATGAGCACCTGCCGAAGATATTTTAAATGCATAACGATCGCTGTTTTCCCATCTCTTCTACTGTCTGTCAATGATCTGCCTTGTAGCGACATTTGTCCATTTGTCCAAATACTGATAGAAAATTGGTTATTTTGCCATCGCAGCCCCGCCTGTCGAATGGCCGCGATGCGGTTAATTATCTACGTCTGCAGGATCGCGCCATGCTGGCTCAGCAACGCGCGAATTTCGGCGATGGGAACCTGCAAAGGCGACACCTGTTTGCGGCAAGCCAGGGCCGCCGCTGCCCCCGCCGCCTGACCCATGGCCATGCAGGAAGCCTGCACGCGCAATGCCGAGTTGGCCGCCCGATCACTGCTGATGCTGCGGCCGGCCACCATGAGGTTTTGGCTCCCTTTGGGCACCAGGGCCCGCAAGGGAATCGTGGGCACCACGCCCCGCTTCAACGGTTGCGGTTCCACCCCTTCGCGATCATGGACGTCAATGGGATAAAAAGAGTATCCCACGGCATCGTCGAAAACGCGGCCGGATTCATAATCCTGCCGCGTGATGAGCACCTCACCGATAATGCGATAGGTTTCACGCACGGCGGTTTCCGGTTGCATTTTCAACACCTTGACTCCGGCACCGCCCGGCAGCGTGCGAATAAAGCGCAGTAAACGAAGGATCGAAGTGCGCCCGGCAATGTTGGCTTGCGTCATCGTAGCAGAGGTCGAGCTATCCGCGCCAAAGATGTGCTGCAAGTTTGAACCACCGGCTTTCAGAAAATCCATGAATGGACGGTTGGCATAGCAATAATCGCCTTCTTTTAAGATCCCATCACGCAAGGCTTGCTGGTAGCGCTTTTCGATCTCCTTCGCGTCGAGCTTGGCGGTTTCATACCCTCCCAACACAAAGCGTAAAGTGCCGGGTTGCATTTCGGTTTCCCGCAAGCGCGGCAGACCAATCAGGCCGACGATGTCAGCGCCGCCCGTGCAATCAATAAGCTGTCGGCAGTGGATCGTCCGCCGCAAACCCTTGCCAACGGTCGCAACCTCCCAGCCGCCCGCGGCGCTGCGCACGGACAACGGCAACTCATAATAAGCGAGTGTGACGCCCGTGCCAATACATGCTTCTTCGGCCACCGCCGCGTAAAGCGGGCCATTCACCCCTACGGGAGTCCCGCCACTGGATGGAATTCGTGAAAAATCTGGCAGCTTGGCCCCGTCCAATTCCACCGCGCGACTGATCAGTTCCCAACCAATCCCAGCGATGACTTGCCTGCCCCACGCGTGAAACAACTGCACTGCCGTCACGCCACCCGTGGTCGTGGCACCGCCCAGTTGGCTGCCCATCTCGACCAGCATCGTTCGCGCACCAGCGCGCGCGGCTTGAATTGCGGCAACCGTGCCTGCGGTTCCACCGCCAATCACTAAAACATCCACCTTGACATCGGGCGACTCCAAGTGCGACTCCGAGGCTGCGCGCAGCCAAGTTGGTAAAGTGGCCACGCTTATTACTCCAACGAGCTTAATTGCACTGCGTCGTTTTATCTTCATGTGAACCTCAAGATTGATTAATTTTTAGAGCTAGGTAAACCATTTGTTTGGACGTGTCATTGTTGACCCCGATGCCGATATGGGGTCCGCCGGGGATAAACCAAGGTGTCAGGTGGGCAAACCACCGCAAGTCAGGACGGGATGGGATGAGCAGTGCGCCAACGTCCACCTGCACCACGGTTCCCTCTGGCGTGCGTATTGTTCCGGTAGCCGTTGCTTCCTTTGCAGGGGCGAGTCCTCCGATGGTCGAGCCGCCCCCACCGTCAGCACGGAGGGTGTCGTCCGCCTTCAGGTCGCCGATAGCGTACTGGATGCCCGCCAGATTCAGCTTGAGCATGGACGCACTCCAGAAGATCTCGTCGTTGTTGCCGAAGCAGTTGACGAACACCCGCCCCTTCCCCTCGTGGCGGACCCACACCACCGGGTTCAAGCCATCGGTGCGGAATCCCCGTGGCTTGCCATTTTCATCCTTGGCGGTTGTGGGATCGGACATGTCCATGCTCACCAGCACGCGAACGTTCTTGCGGCCGGTCCTGGTGTCAAACTGGAATATGGCGTCCTTCATCGAGAATCCGTCGGGATTCAGATGGGCGGTGATGGAGTGCTTGGGTTCCTCTATTTTAAAGCGCCAGGCGAGATAGTGACCCCAGGGATGCCCGGCGGAACAGCCGCCGATCATGTTCCGCAAGTCGTTGAAATCGTCGGAGCCAAAGTTGTCCACCGCCGAATGCAAGGCGACAATGCCCTTGCCGTTGCGCACAAAATTGAGCAGGTCTTCGCGCGGGGCACCCTCGGGGAACACCATATTTTGGCAATTGTTGAGGACGATGGCGTCGTAGGCAGCCAGTTTGGCGGCCTCGAACACACTGTAATCATAGCTGATGTCGGTGCTCCAGGCCTTGGTCTTCTCGCCTAGGATGGTCAGAGCCTTTTCCGCCACCGAGATGGAATGGTGGGTGAAGTTCTCGCAACGGCCAAAGACCAGGATCTTGCGTGGTTTCTCGGGTTTGGCAAGGGGCTCATTCGGGCAGGCCGCCGTCATTTTGGTGACCATTTCGGGGGTGACCTTGGTCAGCTCGGGGAGCATGATTCCCGGTATCTTCGGCTCCTCCTCGGCAGCCGCAGCCATACCGCTGGCAAGCGTCAGCAGAATGAGGAAGCTGCGGGAAAGTGTTGAATACTTATTCCCCAAGCCCTCACGAGGCGTAGGTTGTTCCGTTCGTCCGCTATTGACAGTGTTTTGCATGCCCATATCCTAAGTGAAGCGACTTGGGAGTTTGCGCACGGTCATTTGTGATTTTGCGCACCCTCGGTAAAGTTGGTCTCTGGCATGCGCAGGGAAACCGTCCCGCGTCGCGAATAGGTGAGTTTTATGAGTTCATCGCCGGAACACATTGCGGTATTAATCGAAACGTCGAGCGCGTACGGACGCGGTTTGATCCGCGGGATTGCCGAATACGTGCAGAGCCAGACCGCGTGGTCGCTGCGCTTGGAGGAAACTGGACCGATCAAGTCGGTTCCGGCGTGGATACGAGTCTGGCGCGGCCACGGCATTATCGCGCGCCTTGAGACGCCGGGCATTGCCCGTTCCCTCCTGGCCAAAGGGGTTCCGCTCGTGAATGTTTCCGGGCGCACCTCCCCTCCGGGCGTGCCCCATGTGGACCTGGACAACGGCGCGGTTTGCAAAATGGCCGTGGATTATTTTGTGCAGCGAGGTTTCCGGCATTTCGCTTACAGCGGCAATCCGCGCTTTCAGTGGTCTCGCTGGCGGCGTGAACAGTTCGCACGCGAGGTGGCTGCCGCAGCCGGAAGCTGCGATCTGTTCGATTGCGAAGACACCACAAAGGATGATCAGCGGTTGCAGGCTTGGCTCAAAACGCTGCCTAAACCGGTGGCCGTTTTGGCGTGCAATGACCGGCATGGTTGTGCCGTGCTGGAAGCCTGCCAGCGGATCGGTTTGACGGTGCCGCAAGAAGTCGCGGTGCTGGGCGTGGATAATGACGAAATCCTTTGCACCCTCGCCCGGCCCCAGCTTTCAAGCATCGTGCCCGATCCTCAGGGCATCGGTTACATGGCCGCCCAGACGCTGCATGAATTGCTCCAGGGGCGCAGAACACACACGATGGAACGTTGGGTTCGACCCCTGATGGTTGCCAGCCGGCAGTCCACCGATGCTTCCGTTGTGAGCGACTGGCACGTCAGCCAGTCCCTCCGCATCATCCAGGGCCAGGCCGTGCATGATCTTCACGTGGATGACCTCGCGGCCCAGGTTCAAACCTCGCGGCGCTACCTGGAGGAACGTTTTCGCGCGGTGCTGGGCTGTTCCATTCATGATGAAATCTTCCGCGTGCGAATGGCCACCGCCCAGCGGTTATTGAGCACCACCTCGCTCCCATTGAAGGACGTCGCCGCGCGATCCGGCTTTCGGCGGGCCGACTATCTCAGTGTGGTGTTCCGGGAAAAGCTCGGAGTTTCACCCAGCGAGTATCGCGCACGCAATCAGTGATACTTGCCTCGCTTCGCGCCACCTCCCGGGCATGCCTTGCCTTCTGCGCAGCCTTGCGTTACTGTCCACGCTCGCATGTGCAAACACCACATACCTTTCGTCGCCATAGCTTTGCTTATGGCTCCTTCGGTCTCCACCCGGGGTTCGCCGGCTCCTCAGGAGGCGGGCATCCCGATCCGCAGTAACTCGGTCGGCAAGCGCGTCGGTTCAAAAGGCAGCGCCATCGCGCCCAACGGCAATATTTATCCCGCCAGTACCAATTACGTCCTTTCGCTCAGCGCCGATCGGCTGGACGCGACTTACAAACAGGGCGAAACCGTCACGTTCACCATCACCCTGTTGCTCGACCATCAGCCTGTGAAGGACGCCGCGGTGAACTGGACCCTCTCCAAGGACGGTGCTCCACCCGCGACGAGCGGCACTGCGAAATTCACCGGCGCCAGCGCAACCATCACGGGCAAGCTCGACGAACCAGGCTTCCTGCAGTGCCGCGCTTCGTTTGCCGGGCCGGACAAGCTTGTCCGCATCGCTCTTGGCGGTGCGGCGATTGACCCTCGCCAGATCAAAGCAAGTCTGCCGGCCCCCGCCGACTTTGACGAGTTCTGGACCGTGCAGAAGCAAAAACTCGCAGCCATCCCACTGAACGCCAGCCTGAAGGCAGAGAAGTCGCCGGTGCCGGGTGTCGAGTGCTTCGACGTCAGCGCCGATTGCGACGGGGCGCCGCTGCGCGGCTACCTCGCACGGCCCACGGGTGCGAAGCCGAAGAGCCTGCCGACTATCCTCTTGGTCCACGGCGCGGGCGTGCGCAGTTCCAACCTCGGCGGTTCGGCGGATTGGGCCAGACAAGGTTTTTTGGCGATGGATATGAACGCCCATGGTTTGCCCAACGGCCAGCCCGACGAGTTCTACCAGAACCTCACCAACGGGCGACTGAAGAACTACAGCCAACAAGGGCGTGAATCGCGCGAGGCGGTTTATTTTCGCGGCATGTTCCTGCGCCTGGTGCGCGCGATTGACTTCCTGACCGCGCAACCCGAGTGGGACGGCCGCACCGTCGTTGTCCATGGCAGCAGCCAGGGCGGCTGGCAGGCAATTGCCGCCGCTGGCCTCGACTCGCGCGTGACCTTCTTCGCGGCGGGTGTACCCGCAGGATGCGACCACACCGGTGTGGTCGCCAACCGCGTCAACGGATGGCCCCAATTCCTCGCCAAGCCGCCGGCGAAACCCGATTCCAAGATTCTCGAGGCTGTCCGCTACTACGACGCGGTGAACTTCGCCACGCGCATCAAAGCCGCCGGCATTGTGACCGTCGGCTTCATTGACACCACCTGTCCGCCCACTAGCGTTTATGCCGCCTACAACGCTTTGCCCGGAAAAAAGGAGATCTTTAACGACGTCCCATCGGGTCACGCGCTCTCACCCAAGGCAGCCTCGGCGATGCGCGAGGCCATTGCGGCCGTCAAATAAGCTCACTCATGAAACCCACCGGCACACTTCTCGCCGTCCTGTTGTTGGCGGGGCTTGCCCCAACCGGCCGCCTTTCCGCCGCAGACCCGTGGCAGCCGGCCCCCGGTCCGCTAATGACCCGCTGGGCGAAGGACGTTTCGCCGACGAATGCGCTGCCGGAGTACCCGCGCCCACAGATGGTGCGCGAGCGTTGGCAGAATCTCAACGGCCTTTGGGATTACGCCATCACAGCGAAGGCCGACGAGCGCCCGCCCGCGGCCTACGACGGAAAGATTCTCGTGCCATATCCGGTTGAGTCGGCGTTGTCCGGGGTGATGAGGGCCTTGCAGTCCGAGCAGAGGTTCTGGTACCGGCGCACCTTCGACGTGCCTTCGGCGTGGCTCGACGGACGCATCAAGCTCCACTTCGGCGCGGTCAACTGGATTTCCGAAGTGTGGATCGACGGCAAATCCATCGGCCGCCATCTTGGCGGTTACGATGGCTTCACGTTCGATTTGAATCTTAAGAATATCCTCACCAAGGCCGGCCCCCACGAAATCGTGGTCGGCGTGAATAATCCCGTGGACAAAGGCTGGCAGGCGCGCGGCAAACAAGTGCTGAAACCCGGCGGCGCCAATTACACGGCCAGCTCCGGCATCTGGCAGACGGTGTGGCTGGAGCCGGTTCCAAAATCTGCGGTGGACAACCTCACGCTCGTTCCCGATCTGACGGCCGGGTCGCTGGCCATCACGGTGGACGGACGGCTCGTGCCGACCGCGCCGCTCAAGGTCGTGGCCACGGCCTATGACGGCGCCAACCCGGTTGCCTCGGTCGAAGGCGTGATCGGCTCCGAATTCGCGCTTCCTTACGTGACCGACAACCTTGTCAAATTCTACAAGGCCACCCTGGCCTGGACCTCGACCCACCTCACGCTCGCCATTCCCAACCCTAAGGCGTGGTCGCCGGTGTCGCCGTTTTTGTATAACCTCAAAATCGAGCTGAAGGACGCGTCCGGCCAGGTGGTGGACACGGTGACGAGTTATTTTGGCGTGCGCGACGTGGCGCTGGTCAAGGATGAAAAAGGACGGCAGCGCATATTTATCAACGGCCAGCCCGTCGTGCTGTTGGGCGCGCTCGATCAAGGCTACTGGCCGGACGGCATCTACACCGCGCCGACCGACGCCGCGTTGCGATTCGATCTCGAGGCCGCCAAACGGCTAGGCTTTAACGCGCTGCGCAAACACGTGAAGGCCGAGCCCGCGCGCTGGTATTATTGGGCGGACAAACTCGGCGTGCTCGTGATGCAGGACATGCCGAGCAGCAGCTCCGGCGATCCCTACACGGACCTGCCGTCCTCGCCCGAGGCCAGCGAACAGCTCTGGAGCGAGTTCCAACAGATTATCTCCGAGCGGATCAACCACCCGTCGATCATCATCTGGTGTCCCTTCAACGAAGGCTGGGGCCAGCACGACACGCGGCGTTTCGCCGCTAGCGTGAAGCAACTCGACCCCTCGCGTCTTGTCTCCGAGGCCAGCGGGTTTCCCTGGCATGGCGGCGGCGACATCGCCGACCAGCACGGCGGTTGGGCGGGCGCGCACAATCTGCAGGCTGGTCTAAACACCGAGACTTGCGGTTTCGGTCTCACCGTGCCCGGTCACGATTGGCCGGGCAAACACTGGTCCACTGGCACCTACGACCCCGCCACCAGCAAGCAAACGACCGGCAAATACGAGCAGCTCTACCCC of Verrucomicrobiota bacterium contains these proteins:
- a CDS encoding FAD-dependent oxidoreductase — protein: MATLPTWLRAASESHLESPDVKVDVLVIGGGTAGTVAAIQAARAGARTMLVEMGSQLGGATTTGGVTAVQLFHAWGRQVIAGIGWELISRAVELDGAKLPDFSRIPSSGGTPVGVNGPLYAAVAEEACIGTGVTLAYYELPLSVRSAAGGWEVATVGKGLRRTIHCRQLIDCTGGADIVGLIGLPRLRETEMQPGTLRFVLGGYETAKLDAKEIEKRYQQALRDGILKEGDYCYANRPFMDFLKAGGSNLQHIFGADSSTSATMTQANIAGRTSILRLLRFIRTLPGGAGVKVLKMQPETAVRETYRIIGEVLITRQDYESGRVFDDAVGYSFYPIDVHDREGVEPQPLKRGVVPTIPLRALVPKGSQNLMVAGRSISSDRAANSALRVQASCMAMGQAAGAAAALACRKQVSPLQVPIAEIRALLSQHGAILQT
- a CDS encoding XylR family transcriptional regulator, with translation MSSSPEHIAVLIETSSAYGRGLIRGIAEYVQSQTAWSLRLEETGPIKSVPAWIRVWRGHGIIARLETPGIARSLLAKGVPLVNVSGRTSPPGVPHVDLDNGAVCKMAVDYFVQRGFRHFAYSGNPRFQWSRWRREQFAREVAAAAGSCDLFDCEDTTKDDQRLQAWLKTLPKPVAVLACNDRHGCAVLEACQRIGLTVPQEVAVLGVDNDEILCTLARPQLSSIVPDPQGIGYMAAQTLHELLQGRRTHTMERWVRPLMVASRQSTDASVVSDWHVSQSLRIIQGQAVHDLHVDDLAAQVQTSRRYLEERFRAVLGCSIHDEIFRVRMATAQRLLSTTSLPLKDVAARSGFRRADYLSVVFREKLGVSPSEYRARNQ
- a CDS encoding ThuA domain-containing protein, coding for MQNTVNSGRTEQPTPREGLGNKYSTLSRSFLILLTLASGMAAAAEEEPKIPGIMLPELTKVTPEMVTKMTAACPNEPLAKPEKPRKILVFGRCENFTHHSISVAEKALTILGEKTKAWSTDISYDYSVFEAAKLAAYDAIVLNNCQNMVFPEGAPREDLLNFVRNGKGIVALHSAVDNFGSDDFNDLRNMIGGCSAGHPWGHYLAWRFKIEEPKHSITAHLNPDGFSMKDAIFQFDTRTGRKNVRVLVSMDMSDPTTAKDENGKPRGFRTDGLNPVVWVRHEGKGRVFVNCFGNNDEIFWSASMLKLNLAGIQYAIGDLKADDTLRADGGGGSTIGGLAPAKEATATGTIRTPEGTVVQVDVGALLIPSRPDLRWFAHLTPWFIPGGPHIGIGVNNDTSKQMVYLALKINQS
- a CDS encoding nucleoside hydrolase yields the protein MSLQGRSLTDSRRDGKTAIVMHLKYLRQVLMTGLVPVLVVFGCVIGEGSLAGAPVKVIFDSDMDSDCDDAGAMAVLHALADKGEVEILATVTCGRNAWAPLTISALNTYYGRTNIPVGAPKFNAPLRESKYTRLVADKFPHALRQSEDAEDAVELYCRVLDQAEDNSVVILTVGYLSNLSALLKQSAKGNRPSGMELVRRKVRQWACMGGNFLGTPARDDLKLGNTNFVVDKEATYYVIKHWPARVMFVGREIGSVPSGLKAGARLVETPENNPVRFAYELYFGGKAKDRHVADPTTVLYAVRGLGDYWDAHTTGSMDLQPDMTFEWKEGAACNQGYLLKKRVNGKPNDQYIEQTIEGLMIQPPRKSP
- a CDS encoding acetylxylan esterase, coding for MAPSVSTRGSPAPQEAGIPIRSNSVGKRVGSKGSAIAPNGNIYPASTNYVLSLSADRLDATYKQGETVTFTITLLLDHQPVKDAAVNWTLSKDGAPPATSGTAKFTGASATITGKLDEPGFLQCRASFAGPDKLVRIALGGAAIDPRQIKASLPAPADFDEFWTVQKQKLAAIPLNASLKAEKSPVPGVECFDVSADCDGAPLRGYLARPTGAKPKSLPTILLVHGAGVRSSNLGGSADWARQGFLAMDMNAHGLPNGQPDEFYQNLTNGRLKNYSQQGRESREAVYFRGMFLRLVRAIDFLTAQPEWDGRTVVVHGSSQGGWQAIAAAGLDSRVTFFAAGVPAGCDHTGVVANRVNGWPQFLAKPPAKPDSKILEAVRYYDAVNFATRIKAAGIVTVGFIDTTCPPTSVYAAYNALPGKKEIFNDVPSGHALSPKAASAMREAIAAVK
- a CDS encoding family 43 glycosylhydrolase, which encodes MKPTGTLLAVLLLAGLAPTGRLSAADPWQPAPGPLMTRWAKDVSPTNALPEYPRPQMVRERWQNLNGLWDYAITAKADERPPAAYDGKILVPYPVESALSGVMRALQSEQRFWYRRTFDVPSAWLDGRIKLHFGAVNWISEVWIDGKSIGRHLGGYDGFTFDLNLKNILTKAGPHEIVVGVNNPVDKGWQARGKQVLKPGGANYTASSGIWQTVWLEPVPKSAVDNLTLVPDLTAGSLAITVDGRLVPTAPLKVVATAYDGANPVASVEGVIGSEFALPYVTDNLVKFYKATLAWTSTHLTLAIPNPKAWSPVSPFLYNLKIELKDASGQVVDTVTSYFGVRDVALVKDEKGRQRIFINGQPVVLLGALDQGYWPDGIYTAPTDAALRFDLEAAKRLGFNALRKHVKAEPARWYYWADKLGVLVMQDMPSSSSGDPYTDLPSSPEASEQLWSEFQQIISERINHPSIIIWCPFNEGWGQHDTRRFAASVKQLDPSRLVSEASGFPWHGGGDIADQHGGWAGAHNLQAGLNTETCGFGLTVPGHDWPGKHWSTGTYDPATSKQTTGKYEQLYPLDAASRKWYTDELVKFYGDNVRDGSRIGTSGNFKCQLIDVETEANGLLSYDRAVWKVDPDAIRNATHPGASDVRWSNPLPFQYTEGQTAPRSEVRDPCIIREDDTYYLIFTMHPFRNREEKFLNEPNQGGSPGIALYSSKDLKSWKFENWLVKASELTESCPHKNRFWAPEIHKIGGKFYLIFTADNWLKNEYNPAGTWGTAGYAFVGVADKITGPYEHITWLRGAGCDTTLFGDTDGKTYAFISRGNIDVQEIDLNTMKLVGQPKRILTADNSDIGVPAKPDYLEGPWVEKIGARYCLFYAEIYKDKKFPAWLGYWTGVAYADSPLGPWKKDPRGKLFLGGHLAVFDGPDHRKWFSYRGESNDAAHGKLCIAPVNLE